From the Nodularia sp. NIES-3585 genome, one window contains:
- the scpB gene encoding SMC-Scp complex subunit ScpB: MTTATKIEAILYLKGKPLSLSEIAEYAACDRATVEEGIMELMDNYAHRDSALEVVETPTGYSLQLRSDFHDLVQTLIPVELGLGALRTLAAIALHNPILQTDLIELRGSGVYQHVPELVELGFVRKRRDNESRSYSLQVTPKFHQYFQIEQLPQLLEYSHKEEQLELDLTPKEEIKPAS, encoded by the coding sequence ATGACTACAGCAACAAAGATAGAAGCGATTCTGTATTTAAAAGGTAAGCCCTTGTCCCTGAGCGAAATTGCCGAGTATGCAGCGTGCGATCGCGCCACAGTGGAAGAAGGCATAATGGAATTAATGGATAATTATGCTCACAGAGACAGTGCTTTAGAAGTCGTAGAAACTCCCACTGGTTATAGTTTGCAGCTGCGCTCTGATTTTCATGACTTGGTACAAACCCTGATTCCTGTAGAATTAGGCTTGGGAGCATTGCGGACTTTAGCTGCGATCGCACTACATAATCCCATACTCCAAACTGATTTAATTGAACTGCGTGGTTCAGGAGTATATCAACACGTCCCGGAACTGGTGGAACTCGGTTTTGTGCGGAAACGCCGAGACAATGAGTCTCGCTCCTACTCGCTACAAGTTACACCGAAATTTCATCAGTATTTCCAAATTGAACAACTGCCCCAACTACTAGAATACAGTCACAAGGAAGAACAACTAGAATTAGACCTGACACCCAAAGAAGAAATAAAACCTGCTAGTTAA
- a CDS encoding DUF760 domain-containing protein encodes MVFDPDFLNDNSEENPNQLLNDHFEDNPNQLLKYLQHQPPEVLARVAQSVSPEIKHIISQNVQGLVGMLPAENFNVQITTDRDNLAGLLASAMMTGYFLRQMEQRMQLDHLSNNH; translated from the coding sequence ATGGTGTTTGACCCTGACTTTTTGAATGATAACTCCGAGGAAAATCCCAATCAGCTTCTGAACGACCATTTTGAGGACAATCCGAATCAGTTACTCAAATATTTACAGCATCAGCCTCCTGAAGTTCTAGCCCGTGTCGCCCAGTCCGTCAGCCCGGAAATTAAGCATATAATTTCGCAAAACGTCCAAGGGCTAGTGGGAATGCTCCCCGCAGAAAATTTCAACGTGCAAATTACCACAGATAGGGATAATTTAGCTGGGCTTTTAGCATCGGCGATGATGACGGGATACTTCCTCCGCCAGATGGAACAAAGAATGCAGTTAGACCATTTGTCTAATAATCATTAG
- a CDS encoding HhoA/HhoB/HtrA family serine endopeptidase, with protein sequence MNLPLKQLAIYLSLLTIGSGAGVLGSSYLLPHNRSFKELRNVTVASPPESVVPHPVGGAIGAARGDNLNFIASAVQKVGPAVVRINATRKVANPISEALKNPLLRRFFGDDEQPIPRERIERGTGSGFILSENGLLLTNAHVVADTDTVQVTLKDGRTFKGRVVGVDSMTDVAVVKIPQNKLPTVKLGNSENLIPGQWAIAIGNPLGLDNTVTIGIISATGRTSAQVGVPDKRVSFIQTDAAINPGNSGGPLLNAQGEVIGINTAIRADAQGLGFAIPIETAARIANELFTKGRAEHPFLGIIMTDLSPTKRRELNQEKNLNIQPKTGVVISGVMENSPAEESGLLPGDVIQKINGKPVKIAALVQKLVESGTVGDMLEIEVNRNGNVQTLKVESGSYPDQK encoded by the coding sequence ATGAATTTACCTTTAAAGCAACTAGCTATTTATCTATCTCTACTGACGATTGGTAGTGGTGCAGGTGTGTTGGGCAGTAGTTATCTTTTGCCACACAATCGCTCCTTTAAAGAATTAAGAAATGTTACGGTGGCATCACCTCCAGAGTCTGTGGTTCCTCATCCTGTGGGCGGAGCTATTGGCGCTGCTAGGGGTGATAACCTGAATTTTATTGCCTCAGCAGTGCAGAAAGTCGGACCGGCAGTAGTACGGATTAATGCTACTCGTAAAGTGGCTAATCCGATTTCAGAGGCTTTGAAAAATCCCCTCTTGCGGCGATTTTTTGGAGATGATGAGCAACCAATCCCTAGAGAACGAATTGAGCGCGGTACAGGGTCAGGATTTATTTTGAGCGAAAATGGACTATTGCTGACTAATGCTCATGTGGTGGCGGATACAGATACAGTGCAAGTGACTCTCAAAGATGGTCGGACTTTTAAGGGCAGAGTGGTGGGAGTTGATTCCATGACAGATGTTGCAGTGGTGAAAATTCCTCAAAATAAATTGCCCACAGTCAAATTAGGCAATTCGGAAAATTTAATCCCAGGACAATGGGCGATCGCTATTGGCAATCCTTTAGGTTTAGATAATACTGTCACTATCGGCATTATCAGCGCTACTGGTCGCACCAGCGCTCAAGTTGGTGTCCCAGATAAGCGGGTTAGTTTTATCCAAACTGATGCAGCTATTAATCCTGGTAACTCTGGCGGCCCTTTGTTAAACGCCCAAGGTGAAGTTATTGGGATTAACACTGCTATCCGCGCCGATGCTCAAGGATTGGGCTTTGCTATTCCGATTGAAACGGCTGCTCGTATTGCTAATGAACTATTTACCAAAGGACGTGCAGAACATCCCTTCTTGGGGATTATTATGACAGATTTATCTCCCACTAAAAGACGAGAGCTTAATCAAGAAAAAAATCTCAACATTCAGCCGAAAACGGGTGTTGTGATTTCGGGAGTTATGGAAAATTCGCCAGCAGAAGAATCGGGGCTGCTTCCTGGAGACGTGATTCAAAAAATCAATGGTAAACCAGTCAAAATAGCAGCCCTAGTCCAGAAGCTGGTAGAATCTGGCACAGTTGGAGATATGCTGGAAATTGAAGTTAACCGCAATGGTAATGTCCAAACTTTGAAAGTGGAATCAGGCTCCTATCCTGATCAGAAGTAG
- a CDS encoding glycosyltransferase family 9 protein, with the protein MRVVALVPGGIGDQILFFPTLDDLKRSYPNAQLDVVVEPRSKAAYRVSKSVNDVLTFDYKDRNSLADWSNFVGTIRDREYDAVITFGQSWLMGLLLWLTGIPTRVGYKGKGAVFLTDSVPFKPNKYVAALYHDLLQPFGIKTPCPELAVNVPKPDIEWSQNEQKRLGVNETGYILIHAGASEGSPTGVDKLYPVENWQQIIQECQHKQPDLPVVVIQGSENEQIRRSLLERTPGIKVTSPDNIGKLAAMIGGASLMLSTDDPLLHLSVAVQTYTIALFGPTDPAKLLPKSDKFLAIKSPTGQMADISPQTVLDKIWAG; encoded by the coding sequence ATGCGAGTAGTAGCCCTTGTTCCTGGTGGAATTGGCGACCAAATTCTTTTCTTCCCGACACTAGATGATCTGAAGCGTTCTTACCCTAACGCTCAGTTAGATGTCGTTGTGGAACCCCGGTCAAAGGCTGCCTATCGGGTGAGCAAGTCAGTTAATGATGTCCTGACCTTTGATTATAAAGACCGCAACAGTCTGGCGGATTGGAGCAATTTCGTAGGCACGATTCGCGATCGCGAGTATGATGCCGTCATCACTTTTGGGCAAAGCTGGTTAATGGGTCTTTTACTCTGGTTAACGGGAATTCCTACCCGCGTTGGCTACAAAGGCAAAGGAGCAGTTTTTCTCACTGATTCTGTACCATTCAAACCAAACAAGTATGTGGCGGCATTATACCACGACTTGCTGCAACCCTTTGGAATTAAAACTCCTTGCCCAGAGTTAGCAGTGAATGTACCAAAACCAGATATTGAATGGTCACAAAATGAACAAAAACGCTTGGGGGTAAATGAAACAGGCTACATATTGATTCATGCTGGTGCTAGTGAGGGATCTCCAACAGGTGTGGATAAACTTTACCCTGTGGAAAATTGGCAGCAAATTATTCAGGAATGTCAACACAAGCAGCCGGATTTGCCTGTGGTGGTGATTCAAGGATCTGAAAATGAGCAAATTAGGCGATCGCTCCTGGAAAGAACCCCAGGTATTAAAGTGACTTCTCCTGATAATATTGGCAAATTAGCTGCCATGATTGGCGGTGCAAGTTTGATGTTATCAACTGATGATCCACTACTTCACTTAAGTGTGGCAGTGCAAACTTATACTATCGCCCTATTTGGTCCCACAGACCCAGCAAAGTTGTTGCCGAAAAGTGATAAATTTCTGGCGATTAAATCACCCACAGGCCAAATGGCAGATATTTCACCCCAAACAGTGTTGGATAAAATTTGGGCTGGCTAA
- a CDS encoding DevA family ABC transporter ATP-binding protein produces MTNAMVISIENLDHYFGSGQLSKQVLFNINLTINAGEIVIMTGPSGSGKTTLLTLVGGLRSVQSGSMRVLDRELCGASSKQLTQARRSNGYIFQAHNLHGSLTALQNVRMGLEVQPQISPQQMLHQSQEMLEAVGLGERLNYYPDSLSGGQKQRVAIARALVSQPKIVLADEPTAALDKQSGRDVVEIMQKLAKEQGCTILLVTHDNRILDIADRIIYMEDGHLVRNDVNTLSSA; encoded by the coding sequence ATGACTAATGCTATGGTGATCTCTATTGAAAATCTTGATCATTACTTTGGTAGTGGTCAACTGAGCAAGCAGGTTTTATTCAATATCAATCTCACAATTAATGCCGGTGAGATTGTGATTATGACTGGGCCTTCTGGTTCTGGTAAAACCACACTGCTAACTTTAGTGGGAGGATTGCGTTCTGTCCAGTCTGGTAGTATGCGAGTTTTAGACAGAGAACTTTGTGGTGCTAGTAGCAAACAGTTAACACAGGCGCGGCGAAGTAACGGTTATATCTTTCAAGCGCACAACTTGCATGGTAGTTTAACAGCACTCCAGAATGTGCGGATGGGTTTGGAAGTGCAACCGCAAATTTCTCCCCAGCAAATGCTTCATCAATCACAAGAAATGCTAGAAGCAGTGGGTTTGGGAGAGCGACTGAATTACTATCCAGATAGTTTGTCTGGTGGACAAAAACAACGGGTAGCGATCGCACGAGCGTTGGTAAGTCAGCCTAAAATTGTCTTAGCAGATGAACCCACCGCCGCACTGGATAAACAATCGGGGCGTGATGTGGTGGAAATTATGCAAAAATTAGCCAAAGAGCAAGGCTGTACAATTTTGCTCGTCACCCACGATAACCGCATTTTAGATATCGCTGACCGGATTATCTACATGGAAGATGGTCATCTGGTGAGAAATGATGTCAATACTTTAAGTAGTGCTTAA
- the ispD gene encoding 2-C-methyl-D-erythritol 4-phosphate cytidylyltransferase produces the protein MYLLIPAAGIGKRMGGTRNKLLLEVRSQAIIAWTLKAAAAASKIKWIGIISQPCDWTEFKEIIADLNVTKPVEFIAGGSTRQESVYNGLQALPDTAEHVLIHDGARCLATPDLLDSCAEAIRQCSGLIAAVPVKDTIKVVDDHGIIQSTPDRRQLWAAQTPQGFNVKLLKECHAQGVRQGWEVTDDAALFERCGIEVQIVPGEETNLKITTPQDLAIAEFILSNREWG, from the coding sequence GTGTATTTACTTATTCCAGCGGCGGGAATCGGCAAAAGAATGGGAGGAACCCGTAACAAACTCCTCTTAGAAGTGCGATCGCAAGCCATCATTGCTTGGACTCTCAAAGCGGCGGCAGCAGCCAGTAAAATTAAGTGGATCGGGATTATTTCTCAACCCTGTGATTGGACTGAGTTTAAAGAAATTATCGCTGATTTAAATGTGACTAAACCAGTGGAATTTATTGCTGGTGGTTCCACCCGTCAAGAATCGGTTTACAACGGCTTGCAGGCGCTTCCAGATACCGCAGAACACGTATTAATTCACGATGGCGCTCGATGTTTAGCCACACCAGATTTACTCGATTCCTGCGCTGAAGCTATTCGCCAATGTTCTGGTTTAATTGCGGCTGTACCTGTGAAAGATACAATCAAAGTTGTGGATGATCATGGCATCATTCAAAGCACACCCGACCGACGGCAATTGTGGGCGGCACAAACACCCCAAGGGTTTAATGTCAAGTTATTGAAAGAATGTCACGCCCAAGGTGTGCGTCAGGGTTGGGAAGTCACAGATGATGCGGCTTTATTTGAAAGATGCGGTATTGAAGTCCAAATTGTCCCCGGAGAAGAGACTAATTTAAAAATTACCACTCCTCAAGATTTAGCGATCGCGGAATTTATCCTCAGCAACCGAGAATGGGGATAG
- the devC gene encoding ABC transporter permease DevC, whose translation MNELIKQLQRRTPLGWLQLSHHKSRLLVAIAGIAFADVLMFMQLGFQNALYDSNTTINRAVLADIILMSPQSRNMQNMSTFSRRRLLQAADVPGVQSATAMYIGLVTWKNPQTRRKTSVQAIGVTHEQPVLDLPELNAQLDKIKLPDSFIFDRGARGEYQEVFRQIDAGKTVSTEVDKRTINISGGFKLGASFGADGTLISNDDNFLRLFPRRQVGSISLGLIDIQPGYDSQQVAAALKLHLQNNEDVKVLTRAEFIKFEEDYWKSESPIGFIFSLGVAMGFLVGVIIVYQVLSTDVNAHLKEYATFKAMGYPNSYLLGVIFEEAIILAFLGFIPGFVVPLGLYQLARNATNLPIYMTLFRGVIVLLLTIIMCTISGIIATQRLQSADPADMF comes from the coding sequence GTGAACGAATTAATTAAACAACTACAACGACGAACACCTCTAGGGTGGTTACAACTCAGCCATCATAAAAGTCGTTTGTTAGTCGCCATAGCCGGTATTGCCTTTGCCGATGTTCTCATGTTTATGCAGCTTGGCTTTCAGAATGCGCTATACGACAGCAACACCACCATAAATCGGGCTGTGCTAGCAGATATCATTTTAATGAGTCCGCAAAGTCGGAATATGCAAAATATGTCCACCTTTTCACGGCGGCGATTATTGCAGGCTGCTGATGTTCCGGGTGTACAATCAGCTACAGCCATGTATATCGGTTTAGTGACTTGGAAGAATCCCCAAACACGCCGTAAAACCTCAGTCCAAGCCATTGGTGTAACTCATGAACAGCCTGTTTTAGACTTACCAGAACTAAATGCTCAATTAGACAAGATTAAACTACCTGATTCCTTTATTTTTGACCGTGGAGCCAGAGGTGAATACCAAGAGGTATTTCGCCAAATTGACGCAGGTAAAACTGTATCCACAGAAGTAGATAAACGTACCATTAATATCAGTGGCGGATTTAAATTAGGCGCATCCTTTGGCGCTGATGGCACATTGATTTCCAACGATGACAATTTTTTACGACTGTTTCCCCGAAGACAAGTAGGGAGTATCAGCCTGGGCTTGATAGATATTCAACCAGGCTATGACTCGCAGCAGGTAGCAGCAGCATTAAAATTACATCTCCAAAATAATGAAGATGTCAAAGTGCTAACACGGGCGGAATTTATCAAATTTGAGGAAGACTACTGGAAAAGTGAAAGCCCCATTGGTTTTATCTTCAGTTTGGGCGTAGCTATGGGATTTTTGGTCGGTGTGATTATTGTCTATCAAGTTCTTTCTACTGACGTGAATGCCCATTTAAAAGAATACGCCACCTTCAAAGCAATGGGTTATCCTAATTCATACTTGTTAGGTGTAATTTTTGAAGAAGCCATTATTTTAGCTTTCCTGGGTTTTATTCCCGGATTTGTTGTGCCTTTGGGACTTTACCAGTTGGCTCGCAATGCGACAAATTTACCGATATATATGACTTTATTCAGGGGAGTAATCGTATTATTGCTAACAATCATTATGTGTACTATTTCGGGAATTATCGCCACTCAGAGATTACAATCTGCCGACCCTGCGGATATGTTTTAG